One stretch of Microbacterium terrae DNA includes these proteins:
- a CDS encoding aggregation-promoting factor C-terminal-like domain-containing protein, which produces MPTTTPIRLARRTRRRRVAPTTIAAGTALGIIALTGFTATAAALEPQAGGTLLDAVPAAYVSTLPGLGAASENLSAIADDAETVLTDARATVTDANAAAVEIAASDLDLGVDTTIEIGNLRDGVVQLAKHDVIPLLLLPELTDDVAADAAAVKSRVAELRTVLDAAEAKKAAEDAAAQAAAAAKRKAEEAAAALAAGNTVEGAKANAQRIAAEQYGWGAGEFSCLVSLWTKESGWNYQAYNAGSGATGIPQSLPGDKMATAGADWQTNATTQIRWGLDYIARAYGSPCSAWGHSQATDWY; this is translated from the coding sequence ATGCCTACGACTACGCCCATCCGCCTTGCCCGCCGCACACGCCGCCGCCGCGTCGCACCGACCACGATCGCCGCCGGCACCGCCCTCGGCATCATCGCGCTCACCGGCTTCACCGCCACAGCGGCCGCCCTCGAGCCCCAGGCCGGCGGCACACTCCTCGACGCCGTCCCGGCCGCCTATGTCTCGACGCTCCCCGGACTCGGGGCAGCCTCGGAGAACCTGAGCGCCATCGCCGACGACGCCGAGACCGTGCTCACCGACGCCCGCGCCACCGTCACCGACGCGAACGCGGCGGCCGTCGAGATCGCCGCGTCCGACCTCGATCTCGGCGTCGACACCACCATCGAGATCGGCAACCTGCGCGACGGTGTCGTGCAGCTGGCGAAGCACGACGTGATCCCGCTCCTCCTGCTGCCGGAGCTCACCGACGACGTCGCCGCGGACGCTGCGGCCGTGAAGTCGCGCGTCGCCGAACTGCGCACCGTCCTCGACGCCGCCGAGGCGAAGAAGGCGGCCGAGGATGCCGCTGCGCAGGCCGCCGCCGCGGCGAAGCGCAAGGCCGAAGAGGCTGCTGCGGCCCTGGCCGCCGGCAACACCGTCGAGGGCGCCAAGGCGAACGCCCAGCGCATCGCCGCCGAGCAGTACGGCTGGGGTGCGGGCGAGTTCTCGTGCCTCGTGTCGCTGTGGACGAAGGAGTCGGGCTGGAACTACCAGGCGTACAACGCCGGCAGTGGCGCCACCGGCATCCCCCAGTCGCTCCCCGGCGACAAGATGGCGACCGCCGGCGCCGACTGGCAGACGAACGCCACCACGCAGATCCGCTGGGGCCTCGACTACATCGCTCGCGCGTACGGCTCGCCGTGCAGCGCGTGGGGCCACTCGCAGGCGACCGACTGGTACTGA
- a CDS encoding glycosyltransferase family 2 protein, translating into MLTDSYSPHTDAPPRADAPDDGRATDRIAGPVERPVGAARRGPWWRSALWLAGALTVAVTAIVVLPAPAVGTPGWWIATLLLHAPFAAILLFLAAGSIERLGFLAIGRSHRPRGRLPEDAPLVCVQVPLFNEPAVAARVIAAVGALRWPAARLEIQILDDSTEQTAREIVDVAAADLRRRSGAQVSVRRRDARTGYKAGALEAGRRATSAEFITIFDADFLPTPDFLDRTIPHFFRADGSADEGLALVQAQWGHLNADQSPLTRSQSLWVDDHHTVQMSWRSAAWGFVNFTGTAGVWRASAIERAGGWRAASLVEDCELSFRHLFAGYRTTFVRDVIAPAELPTTVTAYKAQQKRWTQGWAQVQRLHLRTLARECETSATRRLHLLYHMCIPWQWPLWALWITLMPALIQSGLWFGAFGTAAGLGVYLVPMTLWLAMATVIASAATPELYPDRLRRFGARIARVAPYVVINTGMLPHQLCAFLEGLAGPLHTEFERTPKSAAVAGSKPLPPAQRAKRSSVRIHWPYVSAEAAFVAFQLTWAIVFAAQGQVWPALGATFLAGCVLTLGAFYGDHAGRMFFVIDTRRR; encoded by the coding sequence ATGCTCACCGATTCCTACTCACCGCACACCGACGCACCGCCTCGGGCCGACGCGCCTGACGACGGCAGGGCAACCGATCGGATCGCAGGACCCGTCGAACGGCCGGTCGGCGCCGCGCGTCGCGGACCCTGGTGGCGATCGGCCCTGTGGCTCGCGGGCGCGCTGACTGTCGCGGTCACCGCCATCGTCGTCCTCCCCGCTCCCGCGGTCGGGACCCCCGGCTGGTGGATCGCCACCCTGCTGCTGCACGCGCCGTTCGCCGCGATCCTGCTCTTCCTCGCCGCCGGCAGCATCGAGCGGCTGGGCTTCCTGGCCATCGGCCGATCGCACCGGCCGCGCGGGCGCCTCCCTGAAGACGCACCGCTCGTCTGCGTGCAGGTGCCGCTGTTCAACGAACCCGCCGTGGCCGCACGGGTGATCGCCGCGGTCGGCGCTCTGCGGTGGCCGGCCGCGCGCCTCGAGATCCAGATCCTCGATGACTCGACGGAGCAGACCGCACGCGAGATCGTCGATGTCGCCGCAGCCGATCTCCGCCGTCGCAGCGGCGCCCAGGTGTCGGTCCGGCGCCGCGATGCGCGGACCGGGTACAAGGCAGGCGCGCTCGAGGCCGGGCGCCGGGCGACGTCTGCGGAGTTCATCACGATCTTCGACGCGGACTTCCTCCCGACGCCCGACTTCCTCGACCGGACCATCCCCCATTTCTTCCGGGCAGACGGATCCGCCGACGAGGGGCTGGCGCTGGTGCAGGCGCAGTGGGGGCATCTCAACGCCGACCAGTCACCGCTCACCCGATCGCAGTCGCTGTGGGTCGACGACCATCACACCGTGCAGATGTCGTGGCGCTCCGCCGCGTGGGGGTTCGTGAACTTCACCGGCACCGCCGGCGTATGGCGTGCGAGCGCCATCGAGCGGGCGGGGGGCTGGCGCGCGGCGAGCCTCGTCGAGGACTGCGAACTGAGCTTCCGGCATCTGTTCGCCGGGTACCGGACGACGTTCGTGCGCGACGTGATCGCGCCCGCCGAGCTTCCCACCACGGTCACCGCGTACAAGGCGCAGCAGAAGCGGTGGACGCAGGGCTGGGCGCAGGTGCAGCGTCTCCACCTCCGGACGCTCGCGAGGGAGTGCGAGACGTCTGCCACGCGTCGCCTGCATCTGCTCTACCACATGTGCATCCCGTGGCAGTGGCCGCTGTGGGCACTGTGGATCACTCTGATGCCCGCCCTCATCCAGTCGGGCCTGTGGTTCGGCGCCTTCGGCACCGCCGCCGGCCTCGGCGTCTATCTCGTGCCGATGACGCTCTGGCTCGCGATGGCCACCGTGATCGCCTCCGCCGCGACCCCGGAGCTGTATCCCGATCGCCTCCGCAGGTTCGGCGCCAGGATCGCCCGCGTCGCGCCCTATGTGGTCATCAACACCGGGATGCTGCCGCACCAGCTCTGCGCGTTCCTCGAAGGGCTCGCCGGTCCACTGCACACCGAGTTCGAGCGCACGCCGAAGTCCGCCGCCGTGGCGGGTTCGAAGCCGCTCCCGCCGGCGCAGCGGGCGAAGCGCTCGTCAGTGCGCATCCACTGGCCGTACGTCTCCGCCGAGGCGGCGTTCGTGGCGTTCCAGCTGACGTGGGCGATCGTGTTCGCCGCTCAGGGGCAGGTGTGGCCCGCCCTCGGCGCCACCTTCCTGGCGGGCTGCGTCCTGACCCTCGGCGCGTTCTACGGCGACCACGCCGGTCGGATGTTCTTCGTCATCGACACCCGCCGGCGGTGA
- a CDS encoding helix-turn-helix domain-containing protein translates to MASELDQVGPRLRAARREHGWTLDDLAARAGMSASTLSRLESGKRQASLELLLPLTRRLGIRIDDLLANEAGDPRVRRAPTKRNGMVVAPLTLDDSPVQTFKITFPPTATTPDPRVHDGFEWFYVLSGSIRLMLDGVEHVIERGEAAEFSTHVPHSISASADGPAEVLSIFSASGERLHTRLSDD, encoded by the coding sequence ATGGCATCCGAACTCGACCAGGTGGGTCCTCGACTGCGCGCCGCCCGACGCGAGCACGGCTGGACGCTCGATGATCTGGCCGCGCGTGCGGGGATGTCGGCGAGCACGCTGTCTCGACTCGAGTCGGGCAAGCGTCAGGCATCGCTCGAGCTGCTGCTTCCGCTCACGCGACGGCTCGGCATCCGCATCGACGATCTCCTGGCGAACGAGGCAGGTGACCCTCGCGTCCGACGGGCCCCGACGAAGCGCAACGGGATGGTGGTCGCTCCGCTCACCCTCGACGACTCCCCGGTGCAGACGTTCAAGATCACGTTCCCGCCCACGGCCACGACGCCGGACCCCCGGGTGCACGACGGGTTCGAGTGGTTCTACGTCCTGAGCGGCAGCATCCGGCTCATGCTCGACGGCGTCGAGCACGTGATCGAGCGCGGCGAGGCGGCGGAGTTCTCGACCCATGTGCCGCACAGCATCAGCGCCTCGGCCGACGGGCCCGCCGAGGTACTCAGCATCTTCAGCGCGTCGGGGGAGCGGCTCCACACCCGACTTTCCGACGACTGA
- a CDS encoding endonuclease/exonuclease/phosphatase family protein has product MLPSRRTLAVAASVVAGALLLATPIAAVAAPPTAPHERGNLPDLLFQKDPLRVATFNLSLNRNAAGQLVTDLSTGANAQARTVAEIIQRADADVILLNEFDYVDGGVAVDLFRENYLEVSQNGATPVDYPYAFVAPSNTGVASGFDLNNDGAVGGGDDAFGFGLFEGQYGMVVLSKHPIVESKVRTFQNFLWKDMPGALLPDDPATPAAADWYSPEELAVFRLSSKSHWDVPVKVGRHTVHVLASHPTPPTFDGAEDRNGRRNHDEIRFWADYVSPGKAGYIRDDAGKRGGLRALDSFVIVGDQNADPLDGDSVDAAIDQLLDHWRIRDTEPTSAGAVEAATLQGGANAAHEGDPAYDTADFADGAPGNLRADYVLPSITLRPVGAGVFWPVQADPLSALTGVFPFPSSDHRLVWVDVRVPRLAL; this is encoded by the coding sequence ATGCTCCCCTCTCGTCGCACCCTGGCCGTCGCCGCATCCGTCGTCGCGGGCGCATTGCTGCTCGCCACCCCGATCGCCGCTGTCGCCGCGCCGCCCACGGCTCCCCACGAGCGCGGGAACCTGCCCGACCTGCTGTTCCAGAAGGACCCGCTGCGGGTGGCGACCTTCAATCTGTCGCTCAACCGCAACGCCGCGGGTCAGCTGGTCACCGACCTGTCGACCGGCGCGAACGCGCAGGCACGGACGGTCGCCGAGATCATCCAGCGGGCCGATGCCGACGTGATCCTGCTCAACGAGTTCGACTACGTCGACGGGGGAGTCGCCGTCGACCTGTTCCGAGAGAACTACCTCGAGGTGAGCCAGAACGGCGCGACGCCCGTCGACTATCCGTACGCGTTCGTCGCGCCCTCGAACACCGGGGTCGCCAGCGGGTTCGACCTCAACAACGACGGCGCCGTCGGCGGCGGAGACGATGCGTTCGGGTTCGGCCTGTTCGAGGGGCAGTACGGGATGGTCGTGCTGTCGAAGCATCCCATCGTCGAGTCGAAGGTGCGCACGTTCCAGAACTTCCTCTGGAAGGACATGCCGGGGGCGCTCCTGCCCGACGACCCCGCCACGCCCGCCGCGGCGGACTGGTACTCGCCCGAGGAGCTCGCGGTGTTCCGGCTGTCGAGCAAGTCGCACTGGGACGTGCCCGTGAAGGTCGGGCGGCACACCGTGCACGTGCTCGCATCGCACCCGACCCCGCCCACGTTCGACGGCGCCGAGGACCGCAACGGGCGCCGCAACCACGACGAGATCCGCTTCTGGGCCGACTACGTCTCGCCCGGCAAGGCGGGGTACATCCGCGACGACGCCGGCAAGCGCGGGGGGCTGCGGGCCCTGGACTCGTTCGTGATCGTCGGCGACCAGAACGCCGATCCCCTCGACGGCGATTCGGTGGATGCCGCCATCGACCAGCTGCTCGACCACTGGCGCATCCGCGACACGGAGCCGACGTCGGCGGGTGCCGTCGAGGCCGCGACGCTGCAGGGCGGCGCGAACGCCGCGCACGAGGGCGACCCGGCCTACGACACGGCGGACTTCGCCGACGGTGCGCCCGGAAACCTGCGGGCGGACTACGTGCTGCCGTCGATCACGCTGCGGCCGGTCGGTGCGGGCGTGTTCTGGCCGGTGCAGGCTGATCCGCTGTCGGCTCTCACCGGGGTCTTCCCGTTCCCGAGCAGCGATCACCGGCTGGTGTGGGTCGACGTGCGGGTTCCGCGGCTCGCGCTCTGA
- a CDS encoding tyrosine-protein phosphatase, whose translation MTPRPALPIGGLANARDLGGLERRDGTTTPAGVFYRSESLEHVTADGWDTIRELGVATIVDLRRPVERTACVPEDIDLVAVDLDGDHPEFWAPLEEDGTWGTPLYYPAHLAELPHRMRGVLDAIARARTGAVLFHCAAGWDRTGFVSAVLLSALDVTVEAAAADYLTSFRNADAMATLHGHTSQVDVRIAVLARRGHTPDSGFRAVYEGIDLAEWFALAEVEPATRDAITTWRGAVAASGPRPV comes from the coding sequence GTGACACCTCGACCCGCCCTCCCGATCGGCGGTCTCGCCAACGCGCGCGACCTCGGCGGACTCGAGCGCCGCGACGGGACGACGACCCCGGCCGGCGTGTTCTATCGCTCCGAGTCCCTCGAGCACGTGACCGCGGACGGCTGGGACACGATCCGCGAGCTGGGCGTCGCGACCATCGTCGACCTGCGCCGGCCCGTCGAGCGCACCGCGTGCGTGCCCGAAGACATCGACCTGGTCGCCGTCGACCTCGACGGCGACCACCCGGAGTTCTGGGCGCCCCTCGAGGAGGACGGCACGTGGGGCACGCCGCTGTACTACCCGGCCCACCTCGCCGAGCTGCCGCACCGCATGAGAGGGGTGCTCGATGCGATCGCGCGGGCACGGACGGGCGCGGTGCTGTTCCACTGCGCGGCGGGGTGGGATCGCACGGGCTTCGTGTCGGCGGTGCTGCTGAGCGCACTCGATGTGACGGTCGAGGCGGCGGCGGCCGACTATCTGACCTCGTTCCGCAACGCCGACGCGATGGCGACCCTCCACGGTCACACCTCGCAGGTGGATGTGCGCATCGCGGTGCTCGCCCGCCGCGGACACACGCCGGACTCGGGCTTCCGGGCCGTGTACGAGGGCATCGACCTCGCGGAGTGGTTCGCGCTCGCCGAGGTGGAGCCGGCCACGCGCGACGCCATCACGACCTGGCGGGGCGCGGTAGCGGCATCCGGCCCACGACCGGTGTGA